The Hyperolius riggenbachi isolate aHypRig1 chromosome 3, aHypRig1.pri, whole genome shotgun sequence genome window below encodes:
- the LOC137563952 gene encoding protein FAM193B-like isoform X4: protein MCHRPSSPGEAFHSEHSRHPDPSAPPNSPTGLSSGQPISPHSPPPPHLSPPSPVAPFSTSLPSHTAASKGTVCPSSGAHRSPHVTGSSSSLLKVNPPPPPLSACSHPCNGHCSGTNALQGGSTPGTTTSSFQCFRDTTCRGHKFSNSSSCSTLQPCETTDEGLGEDEDSSSERSSCTSSSTNQRDGKFCDCCYCEFFGHNTPPPAPTSRNYPEMREKLRSRLTKRKEEVPQKRPLEEQAVDHRDVDELLDFINSTEPKATSSNKAAKRARHKQRKKEKTVEETSAPKSCDDSSSSVEDTAAQSVEDKLLHWPQLELERVNSFLTSRLEEIKNTIKDSIRASFSVYDLNLDVNDFPKKAAVLEQTDLLSHLNGSSDLQEIDLDLSPLNLGVSKCQDTKLTEEDISISNQSAENGVVKRLSAVPNLSRMIWVQSQKNSESGESGEKNSANPPDNKVLSISENQRLESQTGASCSGVRTKNKKKQKLQARKCEPSTGEVAPSKIQTAGTKAQRRPLPEKTEDTSKHGPDTVNSVNSRPEKEKSEPAGSERIEVKASAGSKSKSKKSRNRADRPSGSVDDVFLPKDLDSMEMDETDREVEYFKRFCLDSAKQTRQKVAVNWTNFSLKKTTSNVAQ, encoded by the exons ATGTGCCATAGGCCATCATCCCCAG gggAAGCTTTCCATTCAGAACACAGTCGCCATCCGGATCCTAGTGCACCTCCAAACAGTCCCACCGGACTCTCGTCTGGGCAGCCAATCTCTCCCCACAgtcctcctccgccacacctCTCTCCACCCAGTCCTGTAGCACCGTTCTCAACAAGCCTCCCGTCTCACACTGCGGCCTCTAAAGGCACGGTCTGTCCATCTTCAGGAGCTCACAGAAGTCCTCATGtaacagggtccagctcatcgctCCTAAAAGTAAACCCACCTCCCCCACCACTCTCTGCCTGTAGCCATCCTTGCAATGGGCACTGTAGTGGCACAAATGCACTACAGGGTGGAAGTACTCCTGGAACCACAACCAG CTCCTTTCAATGTTTCAGGGATACAACCTGTCGAGGACACAAGTTTTCTAATTCATCAAGCTGCTCTACTTTACAACCGTGTGAAACGACAGATGAGGGTCTGGGGGAAGATGAAGACAGCAGCTCAGAGCGTAGTTCCTGCACATCATCTTCCACCAACCAGCGGGATGGCAAGTTCTGCGACTGCTGCTACTGCGAGTTTTTTGGCCACAACACA cCACCACCTGCACCTACAAGTCGAAATTACCCAGAAATGCGTGAAAAGCTTCGATCACGTTTGACAAAGAGGAAAGAAGAGGTTCCACAGAAGCGACCTCTAGAGGAGCAGGCTGTGGACCACCGTGATGTAGATGAACTGTTAGATTTTATAAACAGTACTGAACCTAAGGCCACCAGCAGCAATAAAGCTGCAAAGAGGGCACGACACAAGCAGAGGAAGAAG GAGAAAACCGTTGAAGAAACTAGTGCACCGAAGTCATGTGACGATTCTAGTTCATCTGTGGAAGACACAGCAGCTCAGTCTGTAGAAGACAAGTTGCTCCACTGGcctcagctggagttggagcgagTAAATAGTTTTCTAACCAGTCGACTTGAAGAAATCAAAAATACCATCAAAGACTCTATTAGAGCGAGCTTCAGTGTCTACGATTTAAATCTTGATGTCAATGATTTCCCCAAAAAAGCAGCTGTGCTGGAGCAGACAGACTTGCTCTCCCACCTTAATGGTTCTTCTGATCTCCAAGAGATTGACCTTGACCTGTCACCACTTAATCTTGGTGTTTCAAAATGCCAGGATACAAAATTGACTGAAGAGGACATCAGTATATCTAATCAGTCTGCAGAAAATGGTGTTGTGAAAAGGCTAAGTGCTGTTCCTAATCTCTCTCGTATGATCTGGGTTCAGTCCCAGAAGAACTCAGAATCtggggagagtggagagaaaaactctgccaatcctccagataACAAGGTTTTGAGCATTTCTGAAAACCAGAGACTTGAAAGCCAAACAGGAGCTTCCTGTTCTGGGGTGCGtacaaagaacaaaaaaaaacagaaactccAAGCACGAAAGTGTGAGCCTTCTACTGGAGAAGTAGCGCCTTCCAAAATACAAACAGCTGGAACAAAAGCCCAGCGGAGGCCTTTACCTGAGAAAACAGAAGATACTTCAAAACATGGACCAGACACTGTGAATTCTGTTAATTCCAggccagagaaagaaaaaagtgagCCAGCTGGATCTGAAAGGATAGAGGTCAAAGCCTCAGCTGGATCCAAAAGCAAATCCAAGAAGAGTAGGAACAGAGCGGATAGACCAAGTGGTTCAGTTG ATGATGTGTTCCTCCCTAAAGATTTGGACAGCATGGAGATGGATGAGACTGATAGAGAAGTAGAATATTTTAAGAG GTTCTGTCTGGACTCTGCCAAGCAGACACGACAGAAAGTTGCTGTAAACTGGACCAACTTTAGCCTGAAGAAAACCACTTCGAATGTGGCACAATGA